In Streptomyces asoensis, a single genomic region encodes these proteins:
- a CDS encoding PucR family transcriptional regulator — protein sequence MDSRPDHRFDSSSAGITVRRALELPGLRSGLPEILAGADRLGRTVRWVHAGEVPNIASLLKGGELLLTTGYGLGTRPAEQRVFVRTLAERGIAALVIELGPRFARLPAALVETARATGLPLVQLHREVPFVTVTEEIHTEIVNGHYALLQQAEEVHRRCTQALLGGGGTPQVLGILADFGDNPVFLETTEGQLLYAAGAGPEGTDPLQVWEGLRGPHKDAPPPAGSVLVDVPGGGPGTGSVRARLVLLPVRGPLAPVHRIAAERAAGILAVVLMQARQEEELAARGRGDFLTDLAEGRIVAEDAPAQARVLGFKPGTGPLLPVVMRLGDGLAPGGGWAVLARAVAEELASVGVPALLGVRPVEGRVPLLLGLRSEQERPAVADRVAAALRAGVERAGMQRPGAQPPVVVVGMAGGWAAASAGLRHAAETATAAQGLPDRPWFDARRLDIDLLLWRLRDHPDLAAFVDRAIGPVRDHDHRSKPPLLPTLEVYLAHAGRKAETARELHLNRQTLYNRLARIGELLGTDLDDPQTVLALSLALRARRHVP from the coding sequence ATGGACAGCCGCCCCGACCACCGATTCGACAGCAGCAGCGCCGGTATCACCGTGCGACGCGCGCTGGAACTGCCCGGCCTGCGCAGCGGACTGCCCGAGATCCTCGCGGGCGCCGACCGGCTGGGCCGCACGGTGCGCTGGGTGCACGCGGGCGAGGTGCCGAACATCGCCTCGCTGCTCAAGGGCGGCGAACTGCTGCTGACCACCGGCTACGGCCTGGGGACGCGTCCGGCCGAGCAGCGGGTGTTCGTGCGGACCCTGGCCGAACGGGGCATCGCGGCCCTGGTGATCGAGCTGGGCCCGCGCTTCGCCCGGCTGCCCGCGGCCCTGGTCGAGACGGCCCGCGCGACCGGGCTGCCCCTGGTGCAGCTGCACCGCGAGGTGCCGTTCGTGACGGTCACCGAGGAGATCCACACCGAGATCGTCAACGGCCACTACGCGCTGCTCCAGCAGGCCGAGGAGGTGCACCGGCGCTGTACGCAGGCCCTCCTGGGCGGGGGCGGTACACCGCAGGTCCTGGGCATCCTGGCGGACTTCGGCGACAACCCCGTCTTCCTGGAGACGACCGAGGGCCAGCTGCTGTACGCAGCCGGGGCCGGTCCCGAGGGTACCGATCCGCTCCAGGTGTGGGAGGGGCTGCGCGGGCCGCACAAGGACGCGCCGCCGCCGGCCGGCTCGGTGCTGGTGGACGTGCCCGGGGGCGGGCCGGGGACGGGGTCGGTGCGCGCCCGGCTGGTGCTGCTGCCCGTGCGGGGGCCGCTGGCACCCGTGCACCGGATCGCCGCCGAGCGGGCGGCCGGGATCCTGGCCGTGGTGCTGATGCAGGCCCGCCAGGAGGAGGAGCTCGCGGCACGGGGCCGCGGCGACTTCCTCACGGACCTCGCCGAGGGCCGGATCGTCGCGGAGGACGCGCCGGCGCAGGCCCGGGTCCTCGGCTTCAAGCCGGGCACCGGCCCCTTGCTCCCGGTCGTCATGCGGCTGGGCGACGGCCTCGCCCCCGGCGGCGGCTGGGCGGTGCTCGCGCGGGCGGTCGCCGAGGAGCTGGCGTCGGTGGGTGTGCCCGCGCTGCTGGGCGTGCGGCCGGTGGAGGGCCGGGTGCCGCTGCTGCTGGGGCTGCGGTCGGAGCAGGAGCGGCCGGCGGTCGCGGACCGGGTCGCGGCGGCGCTGCGGGCCGGGGTGGAGCGGGCGGGGATGCAGCGGCCCGGCGCGCAGCCGCCCGTGGTGGTGGTCGGGATGGCGGGCGGCTGGGCGGCGGCCTCGGCGGGGCTGCGGCACGCGGCGGAGACGGCGACCGCCGCCCAGGGGCTGCCGGACCGTCCCTGGTTCGACGCCCGCCGGCTGGACATCGACCTCCTGCTGTGGCGGCTGCGCGACCACCCCGACCTGGCGGCCTTCGTGGACCGCGCGATCGGCCCGGTGCGCGACCACGACCACCGCTCCAAGCCGCCGCTGCTGCCCACCCTGGAGGTCTATCTGGCGCACGCGGGCCGCAAGGCCGAGACGGCCCGCGAACTGCACCTGAACCGCCAGACGCTGTACAACCGCCTCGCCCGCATCGGTGAGTTGCTGGGCACCGACCTCGACGACCCGCAGACGGTGCTGGCGTTGAGCCTGGCCCTGCGGGCCCGGCGGCACGTGCCGTGA
- a CDS encoding FAD-binding oxidoreductase, translating to MASPSKAGVALAALREDLVGDVFAPGDPGYDEARTVFNAMIDRRPAVIAQCVDESDVVRTVRFARELDLPLAVRGGGHSVAGMALGDGAVVVDLRHMRAALVDPEARTVRVAGGATMSDLDRACQPHALATTGGRASTTGVGGFVLGGGTGWLDRRFGLAVDNLLGVELVTAEGRLVHTDADENPDLFWALHGGGGNFGVATALTLKLHELPEFSIALLLFRPEFGPEVTRTYRDVIAAGPDEAGGAVLYLTGPPAEFVPPHLVGTLLCGMLLTYAGTEEDLRKLAQPLLALPHEAEVVGAMPYADVQCMLDDPPGMRNYWSAEYLTGAPDDFVDVYCARGLALPVPTGTMHALFPQGGAIGSGPHEFPVPYRDAPWGVHPFGLWEDPADDERCVRWVRDVRADAQPWSTGAVYLNFIGDEGADRVVAGVGETNARRLADVKRRYDPDNVFRFNHNIRPA from the coding sequence ATGGCCTCCCCATCGAAGGCGGGCGTGGCCCTTGCCGCGCTGCGCGAGGATCTGGTCGGCGACGTGTTCGCCCCGGGGGATCCCGGTTACGACGAGGCCCGGACGGTCTTCAACGCGATGATCGACCGCCGTCCGGCCGTGATCGCGCAGTGCGTGGACGAGTCCGACGTCGTGCGGACGGTGCGTTTCGCCCGTGAGCTGGACCTGCCCCTCGCGGTGCGCGGGGGCGGGCACAGCGTCGCGGGCATGGCCCTGGGCGACGGGGCCGTGGTGGTGGACCTGCGTCACATGCGCGCGGCCTTGGTGGATCCCGAGGCGCGGACCGTGCGGGTAGCCGGCGGGGCCACGATGAGCGATCTGGACCGCGCCTGCCAGCCCCACGCGCTGGCCACGACCGGCGGCCGGGCCTCCACCACCGGCGTCGGCGGCTTCGTCCTCGGCGGCGGCACCGGCTGGCTCGACCGCCGGTTCGGCCTGGCGGTGGACAACCTGCTCGGCGTCGAACTGGTCACCGCCGAGGGCCGGCTCGTGCACACGGACGCCGACGAGAACCCGGACCTGTTCTGGGCGCTGCACGGCGGCGGCGGCAACTTCGGCGTCGCCACCGCCCTCACCCTGAAGCTGCACGAACTGCCCGAGTTCTCCATCGCCCTCCTGCTCTTCCGGCCCGAGTTCGGCCCCGAGGTCACCCGCACCTACCGGGACGTGATCGCGGCCGGCCCGGACGAGGCGGGCGGCGCGGTGCTCTACCTGACCGGCCCGCCGGCCGAGTTCGTCCCTCCGCACCTGGTGGGCACCCTGCTGTGCGGGATGCTCCTGACGTACGCCGGCACCGAGGAGGACCTGCGCAAGCTCGCGCAGCCGCTGCTGGCGCTGCCGCACGAGGCGGAGGTCGTCGGGGCGATGCCCTACGCCGACGTCCAGTGCATGCTCGACGACCCGCCGGGCATGCGGAACTACTGGTCGGCGGAGTACCTGACGGGCGCCCCGGACGACTTCGTCGACGTGTACTGCGCCCGCGGTCTCGCCCTGCCCGTGCCCACCGGCACCATGCACGCGCTGTTCCCGCAGGGCGGCGCGATCGGCAGCGGCCCCCACGAGTTCCCCGTGCCGTACCGGGACGCTCCCTGGGGCGTGCACCCCTTCGGGCTCTGGGAGGACCCGGCGGACGACGAGCGGTGCGTGCGGTGGGTGCGCGACGTCCGGGCCGACGCACAGCCGTGGAGCACGGGAGCGGTGTACCTGAACTTCATCGGCGACGAGGGCGCCGACCGGGTCGTGGCGGGCGTCGGCGAGACGAACGCCCGGCGCCTCGCGGACGTGAAGCGCCGGTACGACCCCGACAACGTGTTCCGCTTCAACCACAACATCCGGCCCGCCTGA
- a CDS encoding glycoside hydrolase family 15 protein gives MAGRIEDYALIGDMQTAALVCRDGTVDWLCLPRFDSHAIFAGLLGTEEHGFWRLGPAHASDAPPPRAARRAYRGDSLILESEWDTPRGTVRVTDFMPPRDGAPQLIRIVEGVSGRVPMRSTLRMRFSYGRVVPWVHKHEGRTVAVAGPDSVWFDTDCETYGKSLTTYADFTVAPGDRIAFTISWEPSHKQPPPLPEPEQSLQATEDFWREWVEHCTYHGPYREAVIRSLITLKALTYAPTGGIVAAPTTSLPEDIGGVRNWDYRYTWLRDAAITLSSLLRTGYREEARAWREWLLRAVAGDPENLQIMYGIAGERELGEAELDWLPGYENSAPVRVGNGAAHQLQLDVYGEVTEALHLGHMTGLARNDYASILQLKLIRYLEDHWNEPDEGIWEVRGPRRHFVHSKVMAWVAVDRTIKLIESGDADGPLEKWRELRDDIHRDVCEKGYDKERNTFTQSYGSKELDASLLLIPQMGFLPPDDKRVIGTIEAIQRELSTTDGFILRYPTSGGDEGVDGLPGDEGAFLACSFWMADDLAMIGRVDEARKLFEKLLSLRNDLGLLAEEWDPRLQRQVGNFPQAFSHVPLIDTALRLTASGAYGG, from the coding sequence GTGGCCGGGCGCATCGAAGACTACGCACTCATCGGAGACATGCAGACCGCCGCACTGGTCTGCCGGGACGGCACAGTCGACTGGCTGTGCCTGCCCCGCTTCGACTCGCACGCGATCTTCGCGGGTCTGCTCGGCACCGAGGAACACGGCTTCTGGCGCCTCGGCCCCGCGCACGCCTCCGACGCGCCCCCGCCGCGCGCGGCCCGGCGCGCCTACCGCGGCGACTCGCTCATCCTGGAGTCGGAGTGGGACACCCCGCGCGGCACGGTCCGGGTGACCGATTTCATGCCCCCGCGCGACGGGGCGCCCCAGCTCATCCGCATCGTCGAGGGCGTCTCGGGCCGGGTCCCGATGCGATCCACGCTGCGGATGCGGTTCTCCTACGGCCGGGTCGTGCCCTGGGTGCACAAGCACGAGGGCCGCACGGTCGCCGTCGCCGGCCCCGACTCCGTGTGGTTCGACACCGACTGCGAGACGTACGGCAAGTCGCTGACGACGTACGCCGACTTCACCGTGGCGCCCGGCGACCGGATCGCGTTCACGATCTCCTGGGAGCCCTCGCACAAGCAGCCGCCGCCGCTGCCGGAGCCCGAGCAGTCGCTCCAGGCGACCGAGGACTTCTGGCGCGAGTGGGTCGAGCACTGTACGTACCACGGCCCCTACCGTGAGGCGGTGATCCGCTCCCTGATCACCCTCAAGGCGCTGACGTACGCCCCCACCGGCGGCATCGTCGCGGCCCCCACCACCTCGCTGCCCGAGGACATCGGCGGCGTCCGCAACTGGGACTACCGCTACACCTGGCTGCGCGACGCGGCCATCACCCTGTCCTCGCTGCTGCGCACCGGCTACCGCGAGGAGGCCCGCGCCTGGCGCGAATGGCTGCTGCGGGCGGTCGCGGGCGACCCCGAGAACCTCCAGATCATGTACGGCATCGCGGGCGAGCGCGAGCTGGGCGAGGCCGAGCTGGACTGGCTGCCCGGCTACGAGAACTCCGCACCCGTGCGGGTCGGCAACGGCGCCGCGCACCAGCTCCAGCTGGACGTGTACGGCGAGGTCACCGAGGCCCTGCACCTGGGCCACATGACCGGCCTGGCCCGCAACGACTACGCCTCCATCCTCCAGCTCAAGCTGATCCGCTACCTGGAGGACCACTGGAACGAGCCGGACGAGGGCATCTGGGAGGTGCGCGGCCCGCGCCGCCACTTCGTGCACTCCAAGGTGATGGCCTGGGTCGCCGTGGACCGCACCATCAAGCTGATCGAGTCCGGCGACGCGGACGGCCCGCTGGAGAAGTGGCGCGAACTGCGCGACGACATCCACCGGGACGTGTGCGAGAAGGGCTACGACAAGGAGCGCAACACCTTCACGCAGTCCTACGGCTCCAAGGAGCTGGACGCCTCGCTGCTGCTCATCCCGCAGATGGGCTTCCTGCCCCCGGACGACAAGCGCGTCATCGGCACCATCGAGGCGATCCAGCGTGAACTGTCCACCACGGACGGCTTCATCCTGCGCTACCCGACCTCGGGCGGCGACGAGGGCGTCGACGGCCTGCCCGGTGACGAAGGCGCCTTCCTGGCCTGCTCGTTCTGGATGGCGGACGACCTCGCGATGATCGGCCGGGTCGACGAGGCCCGCAAGCTGTTCGAGAAGCTGCTCTCCCTGCGCAACGACCTCGGTCTGCTCGCCGAGGAGTGGGACCCGCGCCTCCAGCGCCAGGTGGGCAACTTCCCGCAGGCCTTCAGCCACGTCCCGCTGATCGACACGGCCCTGCGCCTGACGGCGTCGGGGGCGTACGGCGGCTGA
- a CDS encoding CTP synthase: MTPKSTTTKHIFVTGGVASSLGKGLTASSLGMLLKARGLRVVMQKLDPYLNVDPGTMNPFQHGEVFVTNDGAETDLDIGHYERFLDRDLDGSANVTTGQVYNTVIAKERRGEYLGDTVQVIPHITNEIKHRIRRMATDEVDVVITEVGGTVGDIESLPFLETVRQVRHEVGRDNVFVVHISLLPYIGPSGELKTKPTQHSVAALRNIGIQPDAIVLRCDREVPTAIKRKISLMCDVDEDAVVACPDARSIYDIPKTVHGEGLDAYVVRKLDLPFRDVDWTTWDDLLDRVHNPDHEITLALVGKYIDLPDAYLSVTEALRAGGFANKARVKIKWVTSDDCKTPAGAKAQLEDVDGICIPGGFGDRGVLGKVGAIRYARENRIPLLGLCLGLQCIVIEAARNLADIGDANSTEFDPATAHPVISTMAEQLDIVAGEGDMGGTMRLGMYPAKLAEGSIVREVYDGKEYVEERHRHRYEVNNAYRAELEKKAGILFSGTSPDGKLVEYVEYPRDVHPYLVATQAHPELRSRPTRPHPLFAGLVKAAVRRTVEAGKSSE, from the coding sequence ATGACGCCCAAATCCACGACGACCAAGCACATCTTCGTCACCGGGGGTGTCGCCTCCTCGCTCGGCAAGGGTCTGACGGCCTCCAGCCTCGGCATGCTGCTGAAGGCGCGCGGTCTGCGGGTCGTCATGCAGAAACTCGACCCGTACCTGAACGTCGATCCGGGCACGATGAACCCCTTCCAGCACGGTGAGGTGTTCGTCACCAACGACGGCGCCGAGACCGACCTCGACATCGGACACTACGAGCGCTTCCTCGACCGCGACTTGGACGGCTCCGCCAATGTCACTACAGGCCAGGTCTACAACACCGTGATCGCCAAGGAGCGGCGCGGCGAGTACCTGGGCGACACCGTGCAGGTCATCCCGCACATCACCAACGAGATCAAGCACCGCATCCGGCGTATGGCGACCGACGAGGTCGACGTCGTGATCACCGAGGTCGGCGGTACGGTCGGCGACATCGAGTCGCTGCCCTTCCTGGAGACGGTCCGCCAGGTCCGGCACGAGGTCGGCCGCGACAACGTGTTCGTGGTGCACATCTCGCTCCTGCCCTACATCGGTCCCTCGGGCGAGCTGAAGACCAAGCCCACCCAGCACTCCGTCGCCGCGCTGCGCAACATCGGTATCCAGCCGGACGCCATCGTGCTGCGCTGCGACCGCGAGGTGCCGACCGCGATCAAGCGCAAGATCTCGCTGATGTGCGACGTCGACGAGGACGCGGTGGTGGCCTGCCCCGACGCCCGGTCGATCTACGACATTCCGAAGACCGTGCACGGCGAGGGTCTGGACGCCTATGTCGTCCGCAAGCTGGACCTGCCGTTCCGCGACGTGGACTGGACGACCTGGGACGACCTGCTCGACCGCGTCCACAACCCCGACCACGAGATCACCCTGGCCCTGGTCGGCAAGTACATCGACCTGCCCGACGCCTACCTCTCGGTCACCGAGGCGCTGCGGGCCGGCGGCTTCGCCAACAAGGCCCGCGTGAAGATCAAGTGGGTCACGTCGGACGACTGCAAGACCCCGGCCGGCGCCAAGGCGCAGCTCGAGGACGTGGACGGCATCTGCATCCCGGGCGGCTTCGGCGACCGCGGTGTGCTCGGCAAGGTCGGCGCGATCCGCTACGCCCGCGAGAACCGCATCCCGCTGCTCGGTCTGTGCCTGGGCCTCCAGTGCATCGTGATCGAGGCCGCGCGCAACCTGGCCGACATCGGCGACGCCAACTCCACCGAGTTCGACCCGGCCACCGCCCACCCGGTCATCTCCACGATGGCCGAGCAGCTCGACATCGTGGCCGGCGAGGGCGACATGGGCGGCACGATGCGGCTCGGGATGTACCCGGCCAAGCTGGCCGAGGGCTCCATCGTGCGCGAGGTGTACGACGGCAAGGAGTACGTCGAGGAGCGGCACCGGCACCGTTACGAGGTGAACAACGCCTACCGGGCCGAGCTGGAGAAGAAGGCGGGCATCCTGTTCTCCGGCACCTCGCCGGACGGCAAGCTCGTGGAGTACGTGGAGTACCCGCGCGACGTCCACCCCTACCTGGTCGCCACCCAGGCGCACCCCGAGCTGCGTTCGCGGCCCACGCGTCCGCACCCGCTCTTCGCCGGTCTGGTGAAGGCGGCGGTGCGGCGGACCGTCGAGGCGGGGAAGAGTTCCGAGTAA
- a CDS encoding NUDIX domain-containing protein, producing the protein MTIEDTAEAWEIRASETPFVGNKTSVRTDEVVMPDGSVARRDYQVHPGSVAVLALDDEDRVLLIKQYRHPVRHKLWEIPAGLLDVPGENPLHAAQRELYEEAHVKAEDWRVLTDVYPTAGGCDESVRIFLARGLSEADGERFEVADEEADMEHARVPVGELVRRVLAGDVHSNCLVVGVLSLVAARTGDGPDALRPAEAPWPARPFEA; encoded by the coding sequence ATGACGATCGAGGACACCGCCGAGGCGTGGGAGATCCGGGCGAGCGAGACGCCCTTCGTCGGCAACAAGACCTCCGTCCGCACGGACGAGGTGGTCATGCCCGACGGCTCGGTGGCCCGCCGGGACTACCAGGTCCACCCGGGGTCCGTGGCCGTGCTGGCCCTCGACGACGAGGACCGAGTCCTGCTCATCAAGCAGTACCGCCACCCGGTGCGGCACAAGCTGTGGGAGATCCCGGCCGGTCTGCTCGACGTGCCCGGCGAGAACCCGCTGCACGCCGCCCAGCGCGAGCTGTACGAGGAGGCGCACGTCAAGGCCGAGGACTGGCGGGTGCTGACCGACGTCTACCCGACGGCCGGCGGTTGTGACGAGTCGGTGCGCATCTTCCTGGCCCGCGGTCTGTCCGAGGCCGACGGGGAGCGCTTCGAGGTGGCGGACGAGGAGGCCGACATGGAGCACGCGCGCGTGCCGGTCGGTGAACTCGTGCGGCGGGTGCTGGCGGGCGATGTGCACAGCAACTGCCTCGTCGTGGGGGTCCTCTCCCTGGTCGCCGCGCGGACCGGCGACGGACCGGACGCGCTGCGCCCGGCCGAGGCGCCCTGGCCGGCGCGCCCGTTCGAGGCCTGA
- a CDS encoding tetratricopeptide repeat protein encodes MTDQAVDTDGVKLSGHAATEGHFLGRTRELKELRADIERTGLDTISGRKAPRARVLLIAGRPGSGRTALAEELVRQVAARYPDGVLRARLAEPDGTPVPVERAARDLLAALDVPAPAGADEDDLAALLRQALAGRRMLLLLDDAAGAEQVDALLPDTPECLLVAVSAGPLTGIADVRPCTLGGLDTKSGLDLLTRYTGSVRITVDPLSAEGLVEACQGQPAALNLAGGWLAARPQAAVADLAKQLHAESDEGTPLSRVFRLVHAALPAPAARTLRLLCLAPAGLADPHTASALAGCSVDAARTTLDGLTALGLLRAVDSPLPQYEVPGCLHPLLRAAAEAHDRPAELRLARARMLERTVRLLQSCRAITETDNPQAREKLQGTPAALRFPTPRAAAEWLRARRPALLASARLAVADGELDTLARRLMSQLVRAMVAHFGTQAAAPDLYGVHQLVLDVAERRDLPRERAAALLNLADVDARTGRTAEALARYRAALDAGRAANDPYAIGRAMESVGGAHLELEDYDRAADWFGRALAQRLARDERAEAARLYGRIATAHTYAGRYGEAQRAWRAAAAGHRKNGDVGAYARASSELARVQEYAGRPEESLRTCQEAVEWARRAEDTRLQAAVQLRMADTLERLGDPAAAGLHRSAAERILGEEIPDRDAEPHPRPGPRPREEQGPRPGPRAGADPGPRADPAPKAAPEPDSGASSGPQAEPERADHLEHRANTCEIRSTPAED; translated from the coding sequence GTGACGGACCAGGCAGTGGACACAGACGGCGTGAAGCTGTCGGGACACGCTGCGACGGAGGGCCATTTCCTGGGCCGCACCCGGGAGTTGAAAGAACTGCGCGCCGACATCGAGCGCACCGGGCTGGACACCATCTCCGGGCGCAAGGCACCTCGCGCGCGCGTGCTCCTCATCGCCGGCCGGCCCGGCTCCGGGCGGACGGCGCTCGCCGAGGAACTCGTCCGGCAGGTCGCCGCCCGCTACCCCGACGGCGTGCTGCGTGCCCGGCTCGCCGAACCCGACGGCACACCCGTGCCGGTCGAGCGCGCCGCCCGTGACCTGCTCGCCGCGCTCGACGTGCCCGCTCCGGCCGGCGCCGACGAGGACGACCTCGCGGCCCTGCTGCGCCAGGCCCTCGCCGGGCGCCGCATGCTGCTCCTGCTCGACGACGCGGCGGGCGCCGAACAGGTCGACGCGCTGCTCCCGGACACCCCCGAGTGCCTGCTCGTCGCCGTGTCCGCAGGACCGCTCACCGGTATCGCCGACGTCCGCCCCTGCACCCTGGGCGGCCTGGACACCAAGTCCGGGCTCGACCTGCTGACCCGGTACACCGGCTCGGTCCGCATCACCGTCGACCCCCTCTCCGCCGAGGGGCTCGTGGAGGCCTGCCAGGGCCAGCCCGCCGCCCTGAACCTGGCCGGCGGCTGGCTCGCCGCCCGTCCCCAGGCGGCCGTCGCCGACCTCGCCAAACAGCTCCACGCGGAGAGCGACGAGGGCACCCCGCTCAGCCGGGTCTTCCGGCTCGTGCACGCGGCGCTGCCCGCCCCCGCCGCCCGGACGCTGCGCCTGCTCTGCCTCGCCCCGGCCGGCCTCGCGGACCCGCACACCGCCTCCGCGCTCGCGGGGTGCTCCGTGGACGCCGCCCGCACCACCCTGGACGGCCTCACCGCCCTGGGCCTCCTGCGGGCCGTGGACTCCCCGCTCCCGCAGTACGAGGTCCCCGGATGCCTGCACCCCCTGCTGCGCGCCGCCGCGGAGGCCCACGACCGCCCGGCCGAGCTCCGGCTGGCCCGTGCCCGCATGCTCGAGCGCACCGTACGGCTGCTCCAGTCCTGCCGGGCCATCACCGAGACCGACAACCCCCAGGCCCGCGAGAAGCTCCAGGGCACCCCGGCGGCCCTGCGCTTCCCCACCCCCCGGGCGGCCGCCGAGTGGCTGCGCGCGCGCCGGCCCGCCCTGCTCGCCTCGGCCCGGCTGGCGGTCGCCGACGGGGAGCTGGACACCCTGGCCAGGCGGCTGATGTCCCAGCTGGTCAGGGCGATGGTGGCGCACTTCGGCACCCAGGCGGCGGCGCCCGACCTGTACGGGGTCCACCAGCTCGTCCTCGACGTCGCCGAGCGCCGCGACCTGCCCCGCGAGAGGGCGGCTGCCCTGCTGAACCTGGCGGACGTCGACGCCAGGACCGGCCGTACGGCGGAGGCGCTGGCACGCTACCGGGCCGCGCTGGACGCCGGCCGTGCGGCGAACGACCCGTACGCGATCGGGCGCGCGATGGAGTCGGTGGGCGGCGCGCATCTCGAGCTCGAGGACTACGACCGGGCCGCCGACTGGTTCGGGCGCGCCCTGGCCCAGCGCCTGGCCCGTGACGAGCGCGCCGAGGCCGCCCGGCTCTACGGGCGCATCGCCACCGCGCACACCTACGCGGGCCGCTACGGCGAGGCCCAGCGGGCCTGGCGGGCCGCGGCCGCCGGACACCGCAAGAACGGCGACGTCGGCGCATACGCGCGCGCGTCGAGCGAGCTGGCCCGGGTCCAGGAGTACGCGGGGCGCCCCGAGGAGTCGCTGCGCACCTGCCAGGAGGCCGTGGAGTGGGCCCGGCGGGCCGAGGACACCCGGTTGCAGGCGGCCGTGCAGCTGAGGATGGCGGACACCCTGGAGCGCCTCGGCGACCCGGCGGCGGCCGGACTGCACCGGAGCGCGGCCGAGCGCATCCTGGGAGAGGAGATCCCGGACCGCGACGCGGAACCGCATCCGCGACCGGGTCCGCGACCGCGGGAGGAACAGGGCCCGCGACCCGGCCCGCGCGCGGGTGCGGATCCGGGGCCCCGGGCCGATCCGGCGCCGAAGGCGGCTCCGGAGCCCGATTCCGGGGCGAGTTCGGGGCCGCAGGCCGAGCCAGAACGGGCGGATCACCTGGAACATCGCGCTAACACCTGCGAAATCCGCAGTACACCTGCTGAAGATTGA
- the ald gene encoding alanine dehydrogenase → MIHVKVGIPREVKNNEFRVAITPAGVHELVRHGHQVVVERGAGVGSSITDEEYLAAGARILETADEVWATADLLLKVKEPIAEEYHRLRKDQTLFTYLHLAASKECTDALVESGTTAIAYETVELPGRALPLLAPMSEVAGRLAPQVGAYHLMRANGGRGVLPGGVPGVLAAKAVVIGGGVSGWNAAQIAIGMGFHVTLLDKDINKLKEADKVFGTKIQTVVSNAFELEKACLEADLVIGAVLIPGAKAPKLVTNELVSRMKPGSVLVDIAIDQGGCFEDSRPTTHAEPTFPVHNSVFYCVANMPGAVPNTSTYALTNATLPYIVELADKGWVEALRRDAALAKGLNTHDGKVVYREVAEAHGLEHVELDQLLG, encoded by the coding sequence GTGATCCACGTGAAGGTCGGCATCCCCCGCGAGGTCAAGAACAACGAGTTCCGGGTGGCCATCACCCCCGCCGGAGTGCACGAGCTCGTGCGCCACGGCCACCAGGTCGTCGTCGAACGAGGCGCCGGTGTCGGCTCGTCCATCACGGACGAGGAGTACCTGGCCGCCGGCGCGCGGATCCTGGAGACCGCCGACGAGGTGTGGGCCACGGCCGACCTGCTGCTCAAGGTCAAGGAGCCCATCGCCGAGGAGTACCACCGCCTCCGCAAGGACCAGACGCTCTTCACCTACCTGCACCTGGCCGCGTCCAAGGAGTGCACCGACGCCCTCGTCGAGTCCGGCACCACGGCGATCGCCTACGAGACCGTGGAGCTGCCCGGTCGCGCGCTGCCGCTGCTCGCCCCGATGTCCGAGGTCGCGGGCCGGCTGGCCCCCCAGGTCGGCGCCTACCACCTGATGCGCGCCAACGGCGGCCGCGGTGTGCTGCCCGGCGGTGTGCCGGGCGTGCTGGCCGCCAAGGCCGTCGTCATCGGCGGCGGCGTCTCCGGCTGGAACGCCGCGCAGATCGCCATCGGCATGGGCTTCCACGTGACCCTGCTCGACAAGGACATCAACAAGCTCAAGGAAGCCGACAAGGTCTTCGGCACGAAGATCCAGACCGTCGTCTCCAACGCCTTCGAGCTGGAGAAGGCCTGCCTCGAGGCCGACCTCGTCATCGGCGCGGTCCTCATCCCGGGCGCCAAGGCCCCGAAGCTGGTCACCAACGAACTGGTGTCCCGGATGAAGCCCGGAAGTGTCCTTGTCGACATCGCGATCGACCAGGGCGGCTGCTTCGAGGACTCCCGTCCCACCACCCACGCGGAGCCGACCTTCCCGGTCCACAACTCGGTGTTCTACTGCGTCGCCAACATGCCCGGCGCGGTCCCCAACACCTCCACCTACGCGCTCACCAACGCCACGCTGCCCTACATCGTCGAACTCGCCGACAAGGGCTGGGTCGAGGCGCTGCGCCGCGACGCCGCACTGGCCAAGGGCCTCAACACCCATGACGGCAAGGTCGTTTACCGCGAGGTCGCGGAGGCGCACGGCCTGGAGCACGTGGAGCTCGACCAGCTGCTCGGCTGA